Proteins from one Aquila chrysaetos chrysaetos chromosome 5, bAquChr1.4, whole genome shotgun sequence genomic window:
- the LYSMD4 gene encoding LOW QUALITY PROTEIN: lysM and putative peptidoglycan-binding domain-containing protein 4 (The sequence of the model RefSeq protein was modified relative to this genomic sequence to represent the inferred CDS: deleted 1 base in 1 codon), whose translation MRLNESRTRSFQAPVTIHNYPGRQVYVFPNGRSDSEESSEEELNVTELRPRGKEQQRCSTSRDRVGDVVLLEREITEDDNLNKLALQYGCKVADIKRVNNFIQDQDLYALKSIKIPVKTHGLLTEKGRELRPLSTVPSQTSLTLVDLPEPDDGASSSADGRHLRDYFKGIDKSIQDAVQVEVQLNAEYCMEALERPLPESGKQETSNGADCGIQWWNAVFIMLLIGIVLPVFYIIYFKAQGLVAHTSNTTLTSNISTHGLEGKLPQSSVVQKNPKGERKPNTASPPGAGARTSVTLTQGRSGG comes from the exons ATGAGGCTGAATGAGAGCCGGACAAGATCCTTCCAGGCTCCTGTCACCATCCATAATTACCCGGGTAGGCAGGTGTATGTGTTTCCCAATGGCCGATCTGATTCGGAAGAGTCATCAGAGGAGGAACTCAATGTTACAGAATTGCGACCGAGAGGCAAGGAGCAGCAGCGATGCAGCACTTCTCGGGACAGAGTTGGAGATGTGGTACTTCTGGAACGAGAGATTACAGAGGATGATAATCTTAACAAGCTAGCCCTGCAGTATGGTTGTAAA GTTGCGGATATCAAACGTGTCAACAACTTCATCCAGGACCAGGACTTGTATGCACTGAAGTCCATCAAGATCCCTGTGAAGACCCATGGGCTCTTAACAGAGAAGGGCAGAGAACTAAGGCCGCTCTCAACTGTGCCCTCCCAGACCAGCCTGACGCTTGTAGACTTACCGGAGCCTGATGATGGTGcgagcagctctgctgatggCAGACACCTGCGCGACTACTTCAAGGGGATTGACAAGAGCATTCAGGATGCAGTGCAAGTGGAGGTCCAGCTAAATGCAGAGTATTGCATGGAAGCACTGGAGAGGCCGCTGCCTGAGTCAGGGAAGCAGGAGACTAGTAATGGTGCGGACTGTGGAATCCAGTGGTGGAATGCAGTTTTTATTATGCTTCTGATAGGAATTGTCCTGCCAGTATTTTATATCATCTATTTTAAAGCACAAGGCCTGGTGGCCCATACATCTAACACAACACTAACCTCAAATATTTCAACACATGGATTGGAAGGGAAATTGCCACAAAGCTCAgttgtacaa aaaaatcctaaggGGGAGAGAAAGCCAAATACAGCCTCTCCTCCTGGTGCGGGAGCCCGTACATCAGTGACTCTGACTCAAGGGCGTTCAGGGGGATAA